The Chroicocephalus ridibundus chromosome 3, bChrRid1.1, whole genome shotgun sequence genome has a segment encoding these proteins:
- the ATP6V1C2 gene encoding V-type proton ATPase subunit C 2 codes for MSEFWLISAPGDKTNLQAWERMNMVTSKSSLSSNSKFHIPDLKVGTLDALVGLSDELGKLDTFAESVIKKIAQYIGEVMEDSKDKVQENLLANGVDLISYLTRFEWDMAKYPVKQPLKNISEALAKQVTQIETDLKTRSAAYNNIKGNLQSLEKKTVGNLLTRTLADIVHKEDFVLNSEYLITLLVVVPKSSYVQWQKTYESLSDMVVPRSTKMIAEDAEGGLFTVTLFRKVMDDFKAKARENRFMVREFYFDEKELKCEKEELMKLASDKKQQYGPLLRWLKVNFSEAFVAWIHVKALRVFVESVLRYGLPVNFQAMLLQPNRKSVKRLRDVLNVVFKHLDEVAAASIMDPGMDIPGLQLSNQEYYPYVYFKIDLSLLDSS; via the exons ATGTCGGAGTTCTGGCTAATTTCTGCTCCGGGCGATAAAACAAATCTGCAGGCATGGGAGAGAATGAACATGGTGACGTCTAAATCGAGCCTGTCCAGCAACAGCAAATTTCATATTCCAGACTTAAAG GTGGGGACACTGGATGCTCTTGTTGGTCTGTCAGATGAGTTGGGAAAACTTGATACCTTTGCTGAAAG CGTGATAAAGAAAATAGCCCAGTACATAGGAGAAGTTATGGAGGATTCAAAAGATAAAGTCCAGGAAAATCTTCTGGCCAATGGAG ttGATCTAATTAGCTACCTGACACGCTTTGAGTGGGACATGGCCAAATATCCCGTAAAGCAGCCGCTGAAGAATATATCAGAAGCATTAGCAAAG cAAGTGACTCAAATAGAGACAGACCTCAAGACCCGATCAGCTGCATACAACAACATTAAAGGAAAtttgcaaagcctggagaaaaaaaccGT GGGAAATCTGCTGACCCGGACCCTAGCAGACATCGTGCATAAAGAAGACTTTGTTCTGAATTCCGAGTACCTTATCACGCTGCTCGTCGTGGTGCCAAA GTCAAGCTACGTACAGTGGCAGAAGACCTATGAATCCCTCTCTGATATGGTAGTGCCTCGTTCCACCAA AATGATTGCTGAGGATGCAGAGGGGGGACTCTTCACCGTGACGCTATTTAGAAAAGTGATGGATGACTTCAAGGCTAAAGCCAGGGAGAACAG GTTCATGGTTCGAGAATTTTATTTTGATGAGAAGGAACTGAAATGCGAAAAGGAAGAGCTGATGAAATTAGCTTCTGATAAGAAACAACAATAC GGCCCGTTATTGCGCTGGCTGAAAGTGAACTTCAGTGAAGCGTTTGTGGCTTGGATTCACGTGAAAGCCTTGAGAGTTTTTGTTGAATCTGTCCTGAG GTATGGCCTCCCAGTGAATTTCCAAGCAATGCTGCTGCAGCCCAATCGGAAGTCTGTCAAACGCCTGAGAGATGTCCTAAACGTGGTCTTCAAACACCTGGATGAAGTTGCAGCAGCAAGTATAATGGAT